In one window of Musa acuminata AAA Group cultivar baxijiao chromosome BXJ3-2, Cavendish_Baxijiao_AAA, whole genome shotgun sequence DNA:
- the LOC103975705 gene encoding protein WVD2-like 1 isoform X3, which produces MNMFVMIGTNRHSFKCSMGKEVTELSRDGERDCVLMHAPNGKTDQKSPCKPSTVAGSDEAIDNNQDDANSQGHAVPHIKNLSIDQDTTEKNFGDPKSSNQKSASSNSDNATGSDHTVPQPFAPTTEKHVSGGNRAFVAKPAISGDKHPNVDIQRANIHQKAQSNLMLTSRKPLHPDNIMHPDDEDSCSVASSNLKARTVAVAPTFRSSERAERRKEFYSKLEEKHQALEAEKLQCEARTKEEQEAALKQLRKSLTFKATPMPSFYNEGPPPKVELKKVPPTRAKSPKFGRRKSYGDASNVAEGENHSGVRVRLQRHSVGACKDAANKLHSSPKNRNATKAKDGAKPTRENSTPHADKGAAQSATITTEPSQADTLQP; this is translated from the exons ATGAACATGTTCGTGATGATAGGAACCAATAGACATTCCTTCAAATG CTCAATGGGTAAGGAAGTGACAGAATTATCAAGGGATGGGGAAAGAGATTGTGTTCTCATGCATGCACCCAACGGTAAAACTGATCAAAAGAGTCCCTGCAAACCTTCCACAGTTGCTGGGTCAGATGAAGCTATAGATAATAATCAGGATGATGCAAATTCTCAAGGGCATGCAGTACCTCATATTAAAAATTTGAGTATAGATCAGGACACAACAGAAAAGAACTTTGGTGATCCAAAATCTTCAAATCAGAAGTCAGCATCATCAAACTCTGATAATGCTACTGGATCTGACCACACTGTTCCTCAGCCATTTGCTCCCACAACTGAAAAGCATGTTTCTGGTGGAAATCGTGCTTTTGTTGCTAAACCTGCTATCAGTGGAGACAAACATCCTAATGTAGATATACAACGTGCCAATATCCATCAGAAGGCTCAG AGTAACTTGATGCTCACGTCTAGGAAGCCGCTTCATCCCGATAATATCATGCACCCAGACGATGAGGATTCTTGCTCTGTTGCTTCTTC GAATTTGAAAGCTAGAACAGTGGCAGTTGCCCCTACATTCAGATCCAGTGAACGTGCAGAGAGGCGGAAAGAG TTCTACTCGAAATTGGAAGAGAAACATCAAGCACTAGAAGCTGAGAAGCTCCAATGTGAAGCTAGGACCAAG GAAGAACAAGAGGCAGCTCTAAAGCAACTAAGGAAGAGTTTAACTTTCAAAGCGACACCAATGCCCAGCTTCTACAATGAGGGTCCTCCGCCTAAGGTTGAACTAAAGAAG GTACCTCCAACTCGTGCAAAATCACCAAAGTTTGGTCGAAGGAAGAGCTATGGTGACGCGAGCAATGTGGCCGAAGGAGAGAACCACAGCGGAGTACGAGTTCGGCTTCAGCGGCACAGTGTGGGTGCTTGCAAAGATGCCGCAAACAAGTTACACAGTAGTCCCAAGAACAGAAATGCAACCAAAGCCAAGGATGGGGCGAAACCCACTAGGGAGAACTCTACTCCCCATGCTGACAAGGGAGCAGCTCAATCTGCCACCATCACCACCGAGCCAAGTCAGGCGGACACTCTGCAGCCCTAA
- the LOC135631837 gene encoding light-inducible protein CPRF2-like isoform X1, with amino-acid sequence MERVFSADEIADSFWAASPASAGLPSPTGAAMSRCPSEWYLEKFLEEAAAFSAPSPNPSLNANQNNCNTVPYPPSAVSSASSRNPSPNLAPNPSASSSTVGSNFCGAPRASGRVGNGEVVEIKAPFGPPAAVDPGNYQALLKQKLDVICAAVAMSRSSSVNPQNSASVADSRSPISDASQFGSQVPVKGDGPVGVPALSILQNSGTQGKPATSGSSRDQSDDDDDDDDELEGEAETNENMDPAERRRMRRMLSNRESARRSRRRKQAHLSELEGQVSELKIENSTLLKRLTDINQKYGDAAVGNRILKADVETLRAKVKMAEETVKRVTGVCPLYPIISDMSNISLPFNGSSSDATSNVVIPVHDSTNRFFHVSAYDQRTNTCLPDIGIRPPVEDAVHGAVAAGKADGAASMRQADSLEHPHKRILGGPNSSPEWDSAAWDPKTSVTGKKNQG; translated from the exons ATGGAGAGGGTCTTCTCGGCGGATGAGATCGCCGACTCTTTCTGGGCCGCCTCTCCCGCCTCGGCAGGCCTGCCCTCGCCCACCGGAGCCGCGATGAGCCGGTGCCCCTCCGAGTGGTACTTAGAGAAGTTCCTCGAGGAGGCCGCCGCTTTCTCCGCCCCCAGCCCTAACCCTAGCCTCAACGCCAACCAAAATAACTGTAATACGGTCCCCTATCCTCCGAGCGCCGTCTCCTCGGCCTCTAGCCGCAACCCTAGCCCTAACCTGGCACCCAATCCCAGCGCTTCGTCCTCCACCGTGGGGTCCAACTTTTGTGGGGCCCCGAGGGCCTCTGGACGAGTCGGAAATGGCGAGGTGGTGGAGATCAAGGCCCCCTTTGGTCCGCCGGCTGCTGTCGATCCCGGGAACTACCAAGCGCTTCTGAAGCAAAAGCTGGACGTGATCTGCGCTGCAGTCGCCATGTCTCGA AGCTCTAGTGTGAATCCACAAAATTCTGCTTCTGTAGCTGACAGCAGGTCACCGATTTCCGATGCTTCACAGTTTGGTTCTCAAGTACCTGTGAAGG GTGATGGACCTGTTGGAGTTCCAGCTCTATCCATTTTGCAGAACTCAGGTACCCAAGGGAAGCCAGCGACCAGTGGTTCATCAAGGGACcagtctgatgatgatgatgatgatgatgatgaacttgaaggaGAAGCAGAGACCAATGAAAATATGGACCCTGCTGAAAGAAGACGCATGAGGAG AATGCTCTCAAACCGAGAATCTGCAAGACGTTCAAGAAGGAGAAAGCAAGCACATCTAAGTGAACTTGAGGGACAG GTCTCCGAATTAAAAATTGAGAATTCAACACTGTTAAAGCGTCTAACTGATATTAATCAGAAGTACGGTGATGCTGCTGTTGGCAATAGGATACTAAAAGCAGATGTAGAGACATTAAGAGCAAAG GTGAAAATGGCAGAGGAGACTGTAAAGAGGGTAACTGGAGTGTGTCCTTTGTACCCGATCATCTCAGACATGTCAAATATCAGTTTACCGTTTAACGGGAGTTCATCTGATGCAACCTCCAATGTTGTCATTCCTGTTCATGACAGCACAAACCGCTTCTTCCATGTGTCAGCATACGATCAGAGAACGAACACCTGCCTTCCTGACATTGGGATCCGTCCTCCGGTTGAGGATGCTGTCCATGGTGCTGTGGCTGCGGGGAAGGCTGACGGAGCTGCATCCATGCGGCAAGCTGACAGCCTGGAGCATCCTCATAAAAGAATCCTCGGAGGACCAAACTCATCCCCAGAATGGGACTCAGCAGCATGGGATCCGAAGACCTCTGTCACTGGCAAAAAGAATCAGGGCTAA
- the LOC103975702 gene encoding auxin-induced protein 22D, whose translation MEAAASYVKDGDDLRDTELRLGLPGTEAPEKPAAPSTRGSKRALQEDGDMESRAKSRPLEVDCGEAPAAKTQIVGWPPIRSYRRNSFPPRKVEAEAEAEAAGLYVKVSMDGAPYLRKIDLKVYKGYKELREAIDNMFKCFTQGEVSRKEGCISGSESAITYEDKDGDLMLVGDVPWEMFISSCRRLRIMKGCEVRGLRTRQYS comes from the exons ATGGAAGCTGCGGCGAGCTACGTGAAGGACGGCGACGACCTCAGGGACACGGAACTCAGGCTCGGGCTGCCGGGCACCGAAGCGCCCGAGAAACCGGCGGCCCCCTCGACGAGGGGCAGCAAAAGAGCGCTGCAGGAAGATGGCGACATGGAAAGCCGTGCCAAGAGCAGGCCTTTGGAGGTGGACTGCGGCGAAGCACCAGCGGCAAA AACGCAGATAGTTGGGTGGCCGCCGATCCGATCGTACAGGAGGAACAGCTTCCCGCCGAGGAaggtggaggcggaggcggaggcggaggccgcCGGACTGTACGTGAAAGTGAGCATGGACGGGGCTCCTTACCTGAGGAAGATTGACCTCAAGGTTTACAAGGGTTACAAGGAGCTCAGGGAGGCCATCGACAACATGTTCAAGTGCTTCACTCAAG GAGAGGTCTCAAGGAAAGAAGGCTGCATCAGTGGATCTGAATCTGCCATCACCTATGAGGACAAAGATGGAGACTTGATGTTGGTCGGTGATGTTCCCTGGGA GATGTTCATCTCCTCCTGCAGAAGATTGAGGATAATGAAAGGATGCGAAGTAAGAGGCCTGAGAACAAGACAATATAGCTAG
- the LOC103975705 gene encoding protein WVD2-like 1 isoform X6 gives MGKEVTELSRDGERDCVLMHAPNGKTDQKSPCKPSTVAGSDEAIDNNQDDANSQGHAVPHIKNLSIDQDTTEKNFGDPKSSNQKSASSNSDNATGSDHTVPQPFAPTTEKHVSGGNRAFVAKPAISGDKHPNVDIQRANIHQKAQSNLMLTSRKPLHPDNIMHPDDEDSCSVASSNLKARTVAVAPTFRSSERAERRKEFYSKLEEKHQALEAEKLQCEARTKEEQEAALKQLRKSLTFKATPMPSFYNEGPPPKVELKKVPPTRAKSPKFGRRKSYGDASNVAEGENHSGVRVRLQRHSVGACKDAANKLHSSPKNRNATKAKDGAKPTRENSTPHADKGAAQSATITTEPSQADTLQP, from the exons ATGGGTAAGGAAGTGACAGAATTATCAAGGGATGGGGAAAGAGATTGTGTTCTCATGCATGCACCCAACGGTAAAACTGATCAAAAGAGTCCCTGCAAACCTTCCACAGTTGCTGGGTCAGATGAAGCTATAGATAATAATCAGGATGATGCAAATTCTCAAGGGCATGCAGTACCTCATATTAAAAATTTGAGTATAGATCAGGACACAACAGAAAAGAACTTTGGTGATCCAAAATCTTCAAATCAGAAGTCAGCATCATCAAACTCTGATAATGCTACTGGATCTGACCACACTGTTCCTCAGCCATTTGCTCCCACAACTGAAAAGCATGTTTCTGGTGGAAATCGTGCTTTTGTTGCTAAACCTGCTATCAGTGGAGACAAACATCCTAATGTAGATATACAACGTGCCAATATCCATCAGAAGGCTCAG AGTAACTTGATGCTCACGTCTAGGAAGCCGCTTCATCCCGATAATATCATGCACCCAGACGATGAGGATTCTTGCTCTGTTGCTTCTTC GAATTTGAAAGCTAGAACAGTGGCAGTTGCCCCTACATTCAGATCCAGTGAACGTGCAGAGAGGCGGAAAGAG TTCTACTCGAAATTGGAAGAGAAACATCAAGCACTAGAAGCTGAGAAGCTCCAATGTGAAGCTAGGACCAAG GAAGAACAAGAGGCAGCTCTAAAGCAACTAAGGAAGAGTTTAACTTTCAAAGCGACACCAATGCCCAGCTTCTACAATGAGGGTCCTCCGCCTAAGGTTGAACTAAAGAAG GTACCTCCAACTCGTGCAAAATCACCAAAGTTTGGTCGAAGGAAGAGCTATGGTGACGCGAGCAATGTGGCCGAAGGAGAGAACCACAGCGGAGTACGAGTTCGGCTTCAGCGGCACAGTGTGGGTGCTTGCAAAGATGCCGCAAACAAGTTACACAGTAGTCCCAAGAACAGAAATGCAACCAAAGCCAAGGATGGGGCGAAACCCACTAGGGAGAACTCTACTCCCCATGCTGACAAGGGAGCAGCTCAATCTGCCACCATCACCACCGAGCCAAGTCAGGCGGACACTCTGCAGCCCTAA
- the LOC103975703 gene encoding sec-independent protein translocase protein TATA, chloroplastic has protein sequence MVAMAFAASPAALMTTSSSPRLLSKRSSLASSESLFVVAAAHRTRALQRRLRPGRSGGLGCRCLFGLGVPELVVIAGVAALVFGPKNLPEIGRSIGKTVKSFQQAAKEFETELKKDPEDSSKSAPAESPKAVSSEDEKKELETSGTNDSS, from the exons ATGGTGGCGATGGCCTTTGCTGCTTCGCCGGCCGCTCTAATGACGACGTCCTCCTCGCCTCGGCTGCTGTCGAAGCGCTCCTCTCTCGCATCATCCGAGTCCCTcttcgtcgtcgccgccgcccaCCGCACCCGCGCCCTCCAGAGGAGGCTGCGACCCGGGAGGAGCGGCGGCCTCGGGTGCCGCTGCTTGTTCGGCCTCGGGGTGCCGGAGCTCGTCGTGATCGCCGGGGTCGCCGCACTCGTCTTTGGCCCGAAGAATCTCCCAGAGATTGGCCGGAGCATCGGCAAGACCGTCAAGAGCTTCCAACAG GCTGCAAAAGAATTTGAAACCGAGTTAAAGAAGGATCCAGAAGATTCAAGTAAATCTGCTCCAGCTGAAAGCCCTAAAGCAGTTAGCAGTGAAGATGAAAAGAAGGAACTTGAAACATCAGGCACAAATGACAGTTCATGA
- the LOC103975705 gene encoding protein WVD2-like 1 isoform X2, with amino-acid sequence MNMFVMIGTNRHSFKCSMGKEVTELSRDGERDCVLMHAPNGKTDQKSPCKPSTVAGSDEAIDNNQDDANSQGHAVPHIKNLSIDQDTTEKNFGDPKSSNQKSASSNSDNATGSDHTVPQPFAPTTEKHVSGGNRAFVAKPAISGDKHPNVDIQRANIHQKAQSNLMLTSRKPLHPDNIMHPDDEDSCSVASSTLSIRNLKARTVAVAPTFRSSERAERRKEFYSKLEEKHQALEAEKLQCEARTKEEQEAALKQLRKSLTFKATPMPSFYNEGPPPKVELKKVPPTRAKSPKFGRRKSYGDASNVAEGENHSGVRVRLQRHSVGACKDAANKLHSSPKNRNATKAKDGAKPTRENSTPHADKGAAQSATITTEPSQADTLQP; translated from the exons ATGAACATGTTCGTGATGATAGGAACCAATAGACATTCCTTCAAATG CTCAATGGGTAAGGAAGTGACAGAATTATCAAGGGATGGGGAAAGAGATTGTGTTCTCATGCATGCACCCAACGGTAAAACTGATCAAAAGAGTCCCTGCAAACCTTCCACAGTTGCTGGGTCAGATGAAGCTATAGATAATAATCAGGATGATGCAAATTCTCAAGGGCATGCAGTACCTCATATTAAAAATTTGAGTATAGATCAGGACACAACAGAAAAGAACTTTGGTGATCCAAAATCTTCAAATCAGAAGTCAGCATCATCAAACTCTGATAATGCTACTGGATCTGACCACACTGTTCCTCAGCCATTTGCTCCCACAACTGAAAAGCATGTTTCTGGTGGAAATCGTGCTTTTGTTGCTAAACCTGCTATCAGTGGAGACAAACATCCTAATGTAGATATACAACGTGCCAATATCCATCAGAAGGCTCAG AGTAACTTGATGCTCACGTCTAGGAAGCCGCTTCATCCCGATAATATCATGCACCCAGACGATGAGGATTCTTGCTCTGTTGCTTCTTC TACACTATCTATAAGGAATTTGAAAGCTAGAACAGTGGCAGTTGCCCCTACATTCAGATCCAGTGAACGTGCAGAGAGGCGGAAAGAG TTCTACTCGAAATTGGAAGAGAAACATCAAGCACTAGAAGCTGAGAAGCTCCAATGTGAAGCTAGGACCAAG GAAGAACAAGAGGCAGCTCTAAAGCAACTAAGGAAGAGTTTAACTTTCAAAGCGACACCAATGCCCAGCTTCTACAATGAGGGTCCTCCGCCTAAGGTTGAACTAAAGAAG GTACCTCCAACTCGTGCAAAATCACCAAAGTTTGGTCGAAGGAAGAGCTATGGTGACGCGAGCAATGTGGCCGAAGGAGAGAACCACAGCGGAGTACGAGTTCGGCTTCAGCGGCACAGTGTGGGTGCTTGCAAAGATGCCGCAAACAAGTTACACAGTAGTCCCAAGAACAGAAATGCAACCAAAGCCAAGGATGGGGCGAAACCCACTAGGGAGAACTCTACTCCCCATGCTGACAAGGGAGCAGCTCAATCTGCCACCATCACCACCGAGCCAAGTCAGGCGGACACTCTGCAGCCCTAA
- the LOC103975705 gene encoding protein WVD2-like 1 isoform X1: MNMFVMIGTNRHSFKCSMGKEVTELSRDGERDCVLMHAPNGKTDQKSPCKPSTVAGSDEAIDNNQDDANSQGHAVPHIKNLSIDQDTTEKNFGDPKSSNQKSASSNSDNATGSDHTVPQPFAPTTEKHVSGGNRAFVAKPAISGDKHPNVDIQRANIHQKAQSNLMLTSRKPLHPDNIMHPDDEDSCSVASSSTLSIRNLKARTVAVAPTFRSSERAERRKEFYSKLEEKHQALEAEKLQCEARTKEEQEAALKQLRKSLTFKATPMPSFYNEGPPPKVELKKVPPTRAKSPKFGRRKSYGDASNVAEGENHSGVRVRLQRHSVGACKDAANKLHSSPKNRNATKAKDGAKPTRENSTPHADKGAAQSATITTEPSQADTLQP; encoded by the exons ATGAACATGTTCGTGATGATAGGAACCAATAGACATTCCTTCAAATG CTCAATGGGTAAGGAAGTGACAGAATTATCAAGGGATGGGGAAAGAGATTGTGTTCTCATGCATGCACCCAACGGTAAAACTGATCAAAAGAGTCCCTGCAAACCTTCCACAGTTGCTGGGTCAGATGAAGCTATAGATAATAATCAGGATGATGCAAATTCTCAAGGGCATGCAGTACCTCATATTAAAAATTTGAGTATAGATCAGGACACAACAGAAAAGAACTTTGGTGATCCAAAATCTTCAAATCAGAAGTCAGCATCATCAAACTCTGATAATGCTACTGGATCTGACCACACTGTTCCTCAGCCATTTGCTCCCACAACTGAAAAGCATGTTTCTGGTGGAAATCGTGCTTTTGTTGCTAAACCTGCTATCAGTGGAGACAAACATCCTAATGTAGATATACAACGTGCCAATATCCATCAGAAGGCTCAG AGTAACTTGATGCTCACGTCTAGGAAGCCGCTTCATCCCGATAATATCATGCACCCAGACGATGAGGATTCTTGCTCTGTTGCTTCTTC TAGTACACTATCTATAAGGAATTTGAAAGCTAGAACAGTGGCAGTTGCCCCTACATTCAGATCCAGTGAACGTGCAGAGAGGCGGAAAGAG TTCTACTCGAAATTGGAAGAGAAACATCAAGCACTAGAAGCTGAGAAGCTCCAATGTGAAGCTAGGACCAAG GAAGAACAAGAGGCAGCTCTAAAGCAACTAAGGAAGAGTTTAACTTTCAAAGCGACACCAATGCCCAGCTTCTACAATGAGGGTCCTCCGCCTAAGGTTGAACTAAAGAAG GTACCTCCAACTCGTGCAAAATCACCAAAGTTTGGTCGAAGGAAGAGCTATGGTGACGCGAGCAATGTGGCCGAAGGAGAGAACCACAGCGGAGTACGAGTTCGGCTTCAGCGGCACAGTGTGGGTGCTTGCAAAGATGCCGCAAACAAGTTACACAGTAGTCCCAAGAACAGAAATGCAACCAAAGCCAAGGATGGGGCGAAACCCACTAGGGAGAACTCTACTCCCCATGCTGACAAGGGAGCAGCTCAATCTGCCACCATCACCACCGAGCCAAGTCAGGCGGACACTCTGCAGCCCTAA
- the LOC103975705 gene encoding protein WVD2-like 1 isoform X4, which translates to MGKEVTELSRDGERDCVLMHAPNGKTDQKSPCKPSTVAGSDEAIDNNQDDANSQGHAVPHIKNLSIDQDTTEKNFGDPKSSNQKSASSNSDNATGSDHTVPQPFAPTTEKHVSGGNRAFVAKPAISGDKHPNVDIQRANIHQKAQSNLMLTSRKPLHPDNIMHPDDEDSCSVASSSTLSIRNLKARTVAVAPTFRSSERAERRKEFYSKLEEKHQALEAEKLQCEARTKEEQEAALKQLRKSLTFKATPMPSFYNEGPPPKVELKKVPPTRAKSPKFGRRKSYGDASNVAEGENHSGVRVRLQRHSVGACKDAANKLHSSPKNRNATKAKDGAKPTRENSTPHADKGAAQSATITTEPSQADTLQP; encoded by the exons ATGGGTAAGGAAGTGACAGAATTATCAAGGGATGGGGAAAGAGATTGTGTTCTCATGCATGCACCCAACGGTAAAACTGATCAAAAGAGTCCCTGCAAACCTTCCACAGTTGCTGGGTCAGATGAAGCTATAGATAATAATCAGGATGATGCAAATTCTCAAGGGCATGCAGTACCTCATATTAAAAATTTGAGTATAGATCAGGACACAACAGAAAAGAACTTTGGTGATCCAAAATCTTCAAATCAGAAGTCAGCATCATCAAACTCTGATAATGCTACTGGATCTGACCACACTGTTCCTCAGCCATTTGCTCCCACAACTGAAAAGCATGTTTCTGGTGGAAATCGTGCTTTTGTTGCTAAACCTGCTATCAGTGGAGACAAACATCCTAATGTAGATATACAACGTGCCAATATCCATCAGAAGGCTCAG AGTAACTTGATGCTCACGTCTAGGAAGCCGCTTCATCCCGATAATATCATGCACCCAGACGATGAGGATTCTTGCTCTGTTGCTTCTTC TAGTACACTATCTATAAGGAATTTGAAAGCTAGAACAGTGGCAGTTGCCCCTACATTCAGATCCAGTGAACGTGCAGAGAGGCGGAAAGAG TTCTACTCGAAATTGGAAGAGAAACATCAAGCACTAGAAGCTGAGAAGCTCCAATGTGAAGCTAGGACCAAG GAAGAACAAGAGGCAGCTCTAAAGCAACTAAGGAAGAGTTTAACTTTCAAAGCGACACCAATGCCCAGCTTCTACAATGAGGGTCCTCCGCCTAAGGTTGAACTAAAGAAG GTACCTCCAACTCGTGCAAAATCACCAAAGTTTGGTCGAAGGAAGAGCTATGGTGACGCGAGCAATGTGGCCGAAGGAGAGAACCACAGCGGAGTACGAGTTCGGCTTCAGCGGCACAGTGTGGGTGCTTGCAAAGATGCCGCAAACAAGTTACACAGTAGTCCCAAGAACAGAAATGCAACCAAAGCCAAGGATGGGGCGAAACCCACTAGGGAGAACTCTACTCCCCATGCTGACAAGGGAGCAGCTCAATCTGCCACCATCACCACCGAGCCAAGTCAGGCGGACACTCTGCAGCCCTAA
- the LOC135631837 gene encoding bZIP transcription factor RISBZ2-like isoform X2, producing the protein MERVFSADEIADSFWAASPASAGLPSPTGAAMSRCPSEWYLEKFLEEAAAFSAPSPNPSLNANQNNCNTVPYPPSAVSSASSRNPSPNLAPNPSASSSTVGSNFCGAPRASGRVGNGEVVEIKAPFGPPAAVDPGNYQALLKQKLDVICAAVAMSRSSSVNPQNSASVADSRSPISDASQFGSQVPVKALSILQNSGTQGKPATSGSSRDQSDDDDDDDDELEGEAETNENMDPAERRRMRRMLSNRESARRSRRRKQAHLSELEGQVSELKIENSTLLKRLTDINQKYGDAAVGNRILKADVETLRAKVKMAEETVKRVTGVCPLYPIISDMSNISLPFNGSSSDATSNVVIPVHDSTNRFFHVSAYDQRTNTCLPDIGIRPPVEDAVHGAVAAGKADGAASMRQADSLEHPHKRILGGPNSSPEWDSAAWDPKTSVTGKKNQG; encoded by the exons ATGGAGAGGGTCTTCTCGGCGGATGAGATCGCCGACTCTTTCTGGGCCGCCTCTCCCGCCTCGGCAGGCCTGCCCTCGCCCACCGGAGCCGCGATGAGCCGGTGCCCCTCCGAGTGGTACTTAGAGAAGTTCCTCGAGGAGGCCGCCGCTTTCTCCGCCCCCAGCCCTAACCCTAGCCTCAACGCCAACCAAAATAACTGTAATACGGTCCCCTATCCTCCGAGCGCCGTCTCCTCGGCCTCTAGCCGCAACCCTAGCCCTAACCTGGCACCCAATCCCAGCGCTTCGTCCTCCACCGTGGGGTCCAACTTTTGTGGGGCCCCGAGGGCCTCTGGACGAGTCGGAAATGGCGAGGTGGTGGAGATCAAGGCCCCCTTTGGTCCGCCGGCTGCTGTCGATCCCGGGAACTACCAAGCGCTTCTGAAGCAAAAGCTGGACGTGATCTGCGCTGCAGTCGCCATGTCTCGA AGCTCTAGTGTGAATCCACAAAATTCTGCTTCTGTAGCTGACAGCAGGTCACCGATTTCCGATGCTTCACAGTTTGGTTCTCAAGTACCTGTGAAGG CTCTATCCATTTTGCAGAACTCAGGTACCCAAGGGAAGCCAGCGACCAGTGGTTCATCAAGGGACcagtctgatgatgatgatgatgatgatgatgaacttgaaggaGAAGCAGAGACCAATGAAAATATGGACCCTGCTGAAAGAAGACGCATGAGGAG AATGCTCTCAAACCGAGAATCTGCAAGACGTTCAAGAAGGAGAAAGCAAGCACATCTAAGTGAACTTGAGGGACAG GTCTCCGAATTAAAAATTGAGAATTCAACACTGTTAAAGCGTCTAACTGATATTAATCAGAAGTACGGTGATGCTGCTGTTGGCAATAGGATACTAAAAGCAGATGTAGAGACATTAAGAGCAAAG GTGAAAATGGCAGAGGAGACTGTAAAGAGGGTAACTGGAGTGTGTCCTTTGTACCCGATCATCTCAGACATGTCAAATATCAGTTTACCGTTTAACGGGAGTTCATCTGATGCAACCTCCAATGTTGTCATTCCTGTTCATGACAGCACAAACCGCTTCTTCCATGTGTCAGCATACGATCAGAGAACGAACACCTGCCTTCCTGACATTGGGATCCGTCCTCCGGTTGAGGATGCTGTCCATGGTGCTGTGGCTGCGGGGAAGGCTGACGGAGCTGCATCCATGCGGCAAGCTGACAGCCTGGAGCATCCTCATAAAAGAATCCTCGGAGGACCAAACTCATCCCCAGAATGGGACTCAGCAGCATGGGATCCGAAGACCTCTGTCACTGGCAAAAAGAATCAGGGCTAA
- the LOC103975705 gene encoding protein WVD2-like 1 isoform X5: MGKEVTELSRDGERDCVLMHAPNGKTDQKSPCKPSTVAGSDEAIDNNQDDANSQGHAVPHIKNLSIDQDTTEKNFGDPKSSNQKSASSNSDNATGSDHTVPQPFAPTTEKHVSGGNRAFVAKPAISGDKHPNVDIQRANIHQKAQSNLMLTSRKPLHPDNIMHPDDEDSCSVASSTLSIRNLKARTVAVAPTFRSSERAERRKEFYSKLEEKHQALEAEKLQCEARTKEEQEAALKQLRKSLTFKATPMPSFYNEGPPPKVELKKVPPTRAKSPKFGRRKSYGDASNVAEGENHSGVRVRLQRHSVGACKDAANKLHSSPKNRNATKAKDGAKPTRENSTPHADKGAAQSATITTEPSQADTLQP, from the exons ATGGGTAAGGAAGTGACAGAATTATCAAGGGATGGGGAAAGAGATTGTGTTCTCATGCATGCACCCAACGGTAAAACTGATCAAAAGAGTCCCTGCAAACCTTCCACAGTTGCTGGGTCAGATGAAGCTATAGATAATAATCAGGATGATGCAAATTCTCAAGGGCATGCAGTACCTCATATTAAAAATTTGAGTATAGATCAGGACACAACAGAAAAGAACTTTGGTGATCCAAAATCTTCAAATCAGAAGTCAGCATCATCAAACTCTGATAATGCTACTGGATCTGACCACACTGTTCCTCAGCCATTTGCTCCCACAACTGAAAAGCATGTTTCTGGTGGAAATCGTGCTTTTGTTGCTAAACCTGCTATCAGTGGAGACAAACATCCTAATGTAGATATACAACGTGCCAATATCCATCAGAAGGCTCAG AGTAACTTGATGCTCACGTCTAGGAAGCCGCTTCATCCCGATAATATCATGCACCCAGACGATGAGGATTCTTGCTCTGTTGCTTCTTC TACACTATCTATAAGGAATTTGAAAGCTAGAACAGTGGCAGTTGCCCCTACATTCAGATCCAGTGAACGTGCAGAGAGGCGGAAAGAG TTCTACTCGAAATTGGAAGAGAAACATCAAGCACTAGAAGCTGAGAAGCTCCAATGTGAAGCTAGGACCAAG GAAGAACAAGAGGCAGCTCTAAAGCAACTAAGGAAGAGTTTAACTTTCAAAGCGACACCAATGCCCAGCTTCTACAATGAGGGTCCTCCGCCTAAGGTTGAACTAAAGAAG GTACCTCCAACTCGTGCAAAATCACCAAAGTTTGGTCGAAGGAAGAGCTATGGTGACGCGAGCAATGTGGCCGAAGGAGAGAACCACAGCGGAGTACGAGTTCGGCTTCAGCGGCACAGTGTGGGTGCTTGCAAAGATGCCGCAAACAAGTTACACAGTAGTCCCAAGAACAGAAATGCAACCAAAGCCAAGGATGGGGCGAAACCCACTAGGGAGAACTCTACTCCCCATGCTGACAAGGGAGCAGCTCAATCTGCCACCATCACCACCGAGCCAAGTCAGGCGGACACTCTGCAGCCCTAA